Genomic window (Thiovulum sp. ES):
CTCTTCACTGATTTCAATTTTTTCAACAGCAGAAAGTTTGTCAAAGTGTTTTTTGTATTTGGAAATTTTGGATTTTAAAGATATGAGTTCATCGACAGAATCAATTATCGGCTTTTGTTCTTCTTGAGAAATATCAGGAATTGGAAGTTTGCCAACACCATTTTCAAAATATTCAAAAATTCCATTTCCCGTCTGTTTTCCAATCGATTTGTATCGGAAATTTAAAAGTTTGGAATTCAAAAGTGCGATGAGGTACTTCAACGATAGTTTCTCATTTGTATCAAAAATTACAGTCATGTTTGTCAAACCAATTGAATTATCAGAATTATCAAAAGCAAAAATATTCTCTTTTGCACGATACGAACACCAAATTTTTTCAAATTTATATAAATCTTTGTGCATTGGAAAAGTATATTTCCACCATTGTTTTAAGCTATTTCGTTTTATTTCAGCCCGATTTTCTAAAAATTCGCGATTTTCCAAAAGATGATTTTGAATTGAGTTTGGCAAATCTTCAAAATTCTCAACTTCTTCAAAATACAAAATATACTCTTTCTCTTTTTTCAAAATATATTTCTCAATATTTTCACCAGAAACTCTATTTTTTATAAACTCTTTTGGGAATTGATTTGGAAAATCTTTAAAAACAAAAACCTTATTTCCTGCTGTTTCCATTCCTTTTCCAATTTTGAAAAGTTCCGAAAGTTTTTTGTGTTTTGAGTCGATTTTTTGATTCACTTCCCGAACTCTTTTATCGACAAGTGCAAAAACTGAATCTTTCTCAAATTTGACTTCAAAGAAATTTTCAATATTTCCCATTTTTGAAACTATCTTTTCTGGAGAATATTTTTTTTCTTTGAAATTCAGAGCTAAACTTTTTTCAGCTTCTCCGTCAAAAATCACAATCGAAGTTGTAATCGAAGCATCTTCAAAAACTTCATATTTCTCAAAATTCACTATTTTTGCAATTTTTGAATTTTCCAAAATGAAATTTCTCAACTTTTTTGCTTTGTCCGAAAAGAGGAAAGCATTTGAAATTATAAAACCGACTCTATTTTTCGACATTTTTAAAGAGAGAGCAATGAAGTAAAAAAGAATATCACTTTTGTCTTGCCAAATTTCAGAATATCGATTTTTGATTTTTTCAACAATTTCAGATTTTGCTCCAAAAGTTTGAATATTAAAATATGGAGGATTTCCTAAAACAATATCAAACGATTTTTCCTCAAACGGCATCTTCAAAAGTGAATTTGCAACTTTCAAATTCTTATTCAAATTTGATAATTTTCGGTTCGGTTTTGCCGTTTTAATCCACAAACTCAATTTTGCAACTTCGATTGCACTCCGATTTATATCCACCCCAAAAAGATTATTTTCTAGGATTTCCTTATCAAATTCGTAGCCGAGAGTCAAATCTCCAAATGGCAAAAGTTTTTCACGAAGTTTTTCATGCTCCCGAACCAGAAAATCCAAAGCCTCATTCAAAAATGCTCCAGAACCAACAGCAGGATCAAGAATTCTCAAATTTTCAAGAAATTTTCTGTATTCCAAAAGTTCAGATTCCGTCTCATTTTTGACAATTTCAGCCCACTTTTTTCGGCATAATTCCCCAATTGTGTTTTCAATAATATATTTCGTTATAAATTGTGGTGTGTAAAAAACTCCGTCCCGTTTTCTCAAACTTTTAAAATCATTTTCAGCAAATTTCTGTAAATCGTCAAGCGAATTCTCAAAAATATGTCCCAAAATATTCACATCAAGTTCCGTTGAAAAGTCGTAAGAACCGAGATTTAAAACTTTTTGAAGAGTTTCATCAGAAATTTCTAAAGAATCAAGTTTTTCATCTTTTGCAAAAAGCCCACCATTGTAAGCATAAGTTTTTGGAATTTTTCCACCGACATCAACTTTCCGAAATATGATTTTCAGAATTTCCCAAAGTGGATTTTCAGAAATATCACTTTTCCAAGTCTCCAAAATATAATTTTTTGAAAACTTCAGAAGCCCACGACTCTCACCAAAAAAGATAAAAACGATTCTGTCAAGTATTTTCTGTGACAAATTCAAGACTTCTAGTTTTCCTGAAACTGAAATAAATTCAGTTTGTTCAGGACTTTTATGCTGAACTTGTTTCAGTATCTCTTCATAAAGCTCAAGCCGAACTTCCGAAAAATCTTTGTAGAACTTTTCCGAAATCTCTCTTTCAAAATTTGTTGTCTCTTCCCGAAATTTTATAGGCAAATTTTCTGAAATCGACTCAAAACTCAAAATTGCATGAAATCTTTTGAATTCTTCAAAATTCATCTCAAAAAGTTTGAAACTCTCAAATTCAGTTTTTTTGTCAATGTAAAATCGGAGTTCTGAAAAATTTGAAATAATTATATATTTTGAATTTGAGTGTGAATTGTGATAATTAAATGCTTGTTCTTCGACCAAACTTAGATTTTTTGTTTTGAAGTCTTTCAATTCCACAATTCCAATTATAGAATTTGAAACTTTTATAACTCCATCTGCTTTTTTTCGGTCGGTTTCGTTTTTCTCTTCACGAAAAATATTCGCATTTTCTGGATTTGAATCTTCTAAAATATAACCAAGAGAATTCTCAAAAATGTCTTTGAAAAATCCACTTTGATATTTTTCCTCTTTCACGGTTTCAACAAATTTTCTCTTTTTTTGAAACTCCTGAAATTTTTGAAAACGAGATTCCAAAAGTTTCAAATTTTGCTGAAAACGATCCAAAACTGCAATTTTGAACACGAAAACTCCTTTTTGAAAAATTCTATCAGATTTTCAACATCTCCAAAAGTTGCGGAAAAGTGTCATAATCATCTTCATCTGTAAATTTAAAATTGAAAAATTCGTTTTGCCATTTTTTCACCTTTTTTTGATAAGATAATTTGATAGATTAAAATAGTAAGAAGAAAAGGAATATTTTGAATAAAGAGACATTAGCAATTCACGGCGGATACGAAAAAGATAGTCAGAGAACGATGGCAGTTCCGATTTACCAAACAACCGCTTATGAATTTAGAGATGTGGAACATGCGGGAAATCTTTTTGAATTGAAAGAGTTGGGAAATATTTATACAAGACTTACAAATCCGACAAACGAGATTTTTGAAAAACGGGTTGCACTTCTTGAAAACGGAATGTCTGGACTTGCAACTGGTAGCGGAATGAGTGCAATTACTTATGCTGTTTTAAATTTAATCGAAGCTGGTGGAAATATTGTCGCATCTTCAAAACTTTATGGCGGAACAATCACACTTTTCACTCAAACTTTAAAACGATTTGGAATTAGTGTGAAATTTTTTGACAAACCTGAGGAGATTGAGAACCTCATCGATGATAAAACAGGGGTGATTTTTTTCGAGTCGCTCTCAAATCCAAGTATTGATGTTGCAAATATCGATGAGGTTGTAAAAGTTGCCGATAAACACGGAATTGTTACAGTTGTTGATAACACCGTCGCAACTCCTGTTTTGTGTAATCCGATTTCATTTGGTGCTGATATTGTTGTTCATAGTGCAAGTAAATATATGACGGGGCAAGGTCTTGCAATCGGTGGAGTTATCGTAGATTCTGAAAAATCTAATAAAAAATTGATTGGAAATTCTCGGTATCCGCAATTCAACACACCTGAAGAGAGCTATCACGGATTTGTTTTTGCAAATGTCCCAACTATGCCAATTTTCAATTTACGAGTTCGGATAATTCTTTTGCGAGATATGGGTTCTGCTCTTTCACCTTTCAACTCTTGGCTTTTTATTCAAGGTTTGGAAACTATCTCTTTGCGAGTTGAAAAACATTCTCAAAATGCACTAGAAATTGCAAAATTCTTGGAAACTCACCCTGCTGTCAAAAGTGTAAATTATCCAAAATTAGAGAATAGCAAACAGTTTGATTTGGCTGAAAAATATCTTTCAAAAGGTGGAAGTGGTCTTCTATCTTTTGAAGTGGAATCGTTTGAAAAAGCAAAAGAAGTTATCGAAAAAACTGAAATCTTTTCACTCGTTGCAAATATTGGGGATAGCAAATCAATTATCACTCACCCCGCTTCTACAACTCACCAACAACTTTCAGCAGAAGAGTTGGAAAAAGCAGGAATTTCAAAAAGTTTAATTCGTCTCTCTGTTGGTTTGGAAAATGTTGAAGACCTCATCGCTGATTTGAAAAAAGCTCTTTAAACTCTTTATTGTTAAAATAATATCGCTGAACACTGTCAAGACCAAGATTGTATAATTTTGCAGAATAAAAAGATGACTGTTTGATAATTTAAATTATCATCTAAATATCAAAAAAATAAAAAAAGGAGGCGACTTCCTCCCTACAATAAATGGGGAGGTCTCTGTCGCAAATTATTGATGAAAATAGCTGGAAGTATTAGAGAATTGATAGGTGAAACTCCTATTGTAAGACTCGATTCTATCTCTTCAAATGCTGAAGTAGTTGCAAAATGTGAGTTTATGAATCCGCTTGGATCGATAAAAGATAGAGTTGCTTTAAATGTAATTATGAAAGCAATTGAGAGAGGTGAAATAAATAGCGATACAGTTGTTATTGAGGCAACGAGTGGAAACACAGGAATTGCATTGGCTTCAATTACTGCTTCACTTGGATTAAAAATGATTGTTGTTATGCCTGAGTCAATGTCGAAAGAGAGAAAAAATCTAATTAAATTTTTTGACTCAAATCTTGTTTTGACTCCAGCGAGTGAGGGAATGACAGGTGCTGTTGCAAAAGCTGAAGATATTCGCAAAAATAATCCAAACTCATTTATAGTTTCTCAATTTATGAGAGAAGATAATCCAAATACACACCGAGAAACAACAGCAAAAGAGATTTTGAGAGATACAGACGGAAAAATTGATATTTTTGTTGTTGGAGTTGGTAGTGGTGGTTCAATTACAGGAATAGGAGAGACTCTAAAAAAGGAGATTCCAAATTTAAAAATAGTTGCTGTTGAACCAGAAGAATCCGCAATTCTCTCAGGGGAAGAAGCTAGTCCTCATAAAATACAGGGAATTGGTGCTGGATTTATTCCAAAAATCTTAAATCGTGATATTTTCGATGAGGTGCTTCAAATTAAAGGTGATGATGCAATTAAAATGGCTAGAAAATTAGCTTATAAAGATGGTTTTCTTGTTGGTATTTCATCGGGTGCAAATGTTCTTGCATCTCAAATTCTTGCTCAAAGAAGAGAGAATAAGGGTAAAAGAATTTTGACAATTTTAAATGATACAGGTGAAAGATACCTTTCGACTGAACTTTTTGAAAAATAGAAATTGTCGGAGAGTTCCGACAAATTTAAAAATTCTATTTTTTTAATCGCAAATTTAAAGAAGTGTTTTTTCTAAGATAAATCTCTTTTTCAAACGGTTGGAAACCTCGTTTCCAAACCTTGACTTCGTGTTTTCCGCTTTTTAAACTATCACCATTTTTGAATTTTTTGCCATCAACTCTATAATGAATTCCCTCGGGATAGACATTCTCAACATCTAAATAGAGTTTAAAAAAAGTTTCTGCCTCTTTTGAAAAAAGCAGAGAAGACAAAAGTAAAAAAAGAGAGAATTTTTTACTCAAAATTTACCCTTTGAATTTCACCTTCACCACTTTTTAAACAGATATATTTTGTTCCATTTACAAGATGTTGAATTTTAACTTCACTATTTTCAGATTTTTTGACGATTTTATCACCACTATTTACTGTTATCATTGTGTCGCAAGATGGAATTTCTATTGTTTGATAACTTTTATTATCTTCCAAATTATCCACATTGTCTATTTCATCATTTTCTATATTTTCGCCAGTTTCACTATTTTCAAGAGTCTCATTATTCTCTCTCTCTGGAATTGAACTTTGAGATGAGCAACCAGCAAAAAATATAGCTGTTAAAAAAATAGAATTAAATAAAAAACCTTTCATTTTTTAAGCTATCACTTTCATATTTATAAGCTCTTTTAAAACTCTATCTGCAACCTCATCGAAGCTTGTTGGAGAAACTGGAATTATTAAATCAGAGGCGAGTTCATAAATATCTGCTCGGCTCTCGTAAATTTTTCTCGCTTCATCAATATTTGAAAGAAGTGGTCTCTTTTCAAGCTCTTCAGGATATTTTGAAAGCTCTTCAACCATCTGATCAAAATCAATATCGAGGTAAATAACAAAACCGAGACTCTTTAAATCTTTCACAACTGTTGGAAAACCTCCACCAACTGAAATAATACTGTTACGAACAGAGCTTTGAATCTGTTTTGCAAAATGAAGTTCTAATTCCCGAAAAT
Coding sequences:
- a CDS encoding type I restriction-modification system methyltransferase subunit (PFAM: Eco57I restriction endonuclease), which codes for MFKIAVLDRFQQNLKLLESRFQKFQEFQKKRKFVETVKEEKYQSGFFKDIFENSLGYILEDSNPENANIFREEKNETDRKKADGVIKVSNSIIGIVELKDFKTKNLSLVEEQAFNYHNSHSNSKYIIISNFSELRFYIDKKTEFESFKLFEMNFEEFKRFHAILSFESISENLPIKFREETTNFEREISEKFYKDFSEVRLELYEEILKQVQHKSPEQTEFISVSGKLEVLNLSQKILDRIVFIFFGESRGLLKFSKNYILETWKSDISENPLWEILKIIFRKVDVGGKIPKTYAYNGGLFAKDEKLDSLEISDETLQKVLNLGSYDFSTELDVNILGHIFENSLDDLQKFAENDFKSLRKRDGVFYTPQFITKYIIENTIGELCRKKWAEIVKNETESELLEYRKFLENLRILDPAVGSGAFLNEALDFLVREHEKLREKLLPFGDLTLGYEFDKEILENNLFGVDINRSAIEVAKLSLWIKTAKPNRKLSNLNKNLKVANSLLKMPFEEKSFDIVLGNPPYFNIQTFGAKSEIVEKIKNRYSEIWQDKSDILFYFIALSLKMSKNRVGFIISNAFLFSDKAKKLRNFILENSKIAKIVNFEKYEVFEDASITTSIVIFDGEAEKSLALNFKEKKYSPEKIVSKMGNIENFFEVKFEKDSVFALVDKRVREVNQKIDSKHKKLSELFKIGKGMETAGNKVFVFKDFPNQFPKEFIKNRVSGENIEKYILKKEKEYILYFEEVENFEDLPNSIQNHLLENREFLENRAEIKRNSLKQWWKYTFPMHKDLYKFEKIWCSYRAKENIFAFDNSDNSIGLTNMTVIFDTNEKLSLKYLIALLNSKLLNFRYKSIGKQTGNGIFEYFENGVGKLPIPDISQEEQKPIIDSVDELISLKSKISKYKKHFDKLSAVEKIEISEEIEKAENCISEIETELDKIVFKLYDLSDEEIRIVEN
- a CDS encoding OAH/OAS sulfhydrylase (PFAM: Cys/Met metabolism PLP-dependent enzyme~TIGRFAM: OAH/OAS sulfhydrylase), which gives rise to MNKETLAIHGGYEKDSQRTMAVPIYQTTAYEFRDVEHAGNLFELKELGNIYTRLTNPTNEIFEKRVALLENGMSGLATGSGMSAITYAVLNLIEAGGNIVASSKLYGGTITLFTQTLKRFGISVKFFDKPEEIENLIDDKTGVIFFESLSNPSIDVANIDEVVKVADKHGIVTVVDNTVATPVLCNPISFGADIVVHSASKYMTGQGLAIGGVIVDSEKSNKKLIGNSRYPQFNTPEESYHGFVFANVPTMPIFNLRVRIILLRDMGSALSPFNSWLFIQGLETISLRVEKHSQNALEIAKFLETHPAVKSVNYPKLENSKQFDLAEKYLSKGGSGLLSFEVESFEKAKEVIEKTEIFSLVANIGDSKSIITHPASTTHQQLSAEELEKAGISKSLIRLSVGLENVEDLIADLKKAL
- a CDS encoding cysteine synthase A (PFAM: Pyridoxal-phosphate dependent enzyme~TIGRFAM: cysteine synthase A; cysteine synthases), which codes for MKIAGSIRELIGETPIVRLDSISSNAEVVAKCEFMNPLGSIKDRVALNVIMKAIERGEINSDTVVIEATSGNTGIALASITASLGLKMIVVMPESMSKERKNLIKFFDSNLVLTPASEGMTGAVAKAEDIRKNNPNSFIVSQFMREDNPNTHRETTAKEILRDTDGKIDIFVVGVGSGGSITGIGETLKKEIPNLKIVAVEPEESAILSGEEASPHKIQGIGAGFIPKILNRDIFDEVLQIKGDDAIKMARKLAYKDGFLVGISSGANVLASQILAQRRENKGKRILTILNDTGERYLSTELFEK
- a CDS encoding shikimate kinase (PFAM: Shikimate kinase); amino-acid sequence: MKLNATNGNLIFIGFMGSGKSGVGRTIAKRFDRLFLDSDTILESREDKKVVEIFKESGESYFRELELHFAKQIQSSVRNSIISVGGGFPTVVKDLKSLGFVIYLDIDFDQMVEELSKYPEELEKRPLLSNIDEARKIYESRADIYELASDLIIPVSPTSFDEVADRVLKELINMKVIA